In Agromyces archimandritae, one genomic interval encodes:
- a CDS encoding MFS transporter encodes MLATGLIAIDATILATAVPAVVRDLGAFEQFPWLFSIYLLAQAVSVPIYSKLADTFGRKPVILAGVGLFLLGSILCGFAWSMTSLILFRLVQGLGAGAIAPMSMTIVGDIYTVAERAKVQGYIASVWAISSVVGPALGGVFSQFADWRWIFFVNIPLCLIAAWALTRRYHEHLEPRRHRIDYAGAVLLTIGLAAVILGVLEGGNAWAWWSLPSVLCFGIGAAALAGFAAVERRAAEPVLDLGIFRRRLVASTTLVSFAIGALLTGVTSFVPTYLEVSIGVVPLLSGLAVAGLTLGWPISASLAGRLYLRIGFRSTVLIGSLIALAGAAALAASAPFPNPWTVTAIAFVIGFGLGWVAAPSLIAVQASVGWGERGVVTGANVFARSAGSAIGVAVYGAIANNVIAAGAGDHDPATMIHASGSVFIAAAVTGVLLLASGAWMPRGPVAEHPRVDAAGAPAGDPA; translated from the coding sequence ATGCTCGCGACCGGGCTCATCGCGATCGATGCGACGATCCTCGCCACCGCGGTGCCGGCGGTCGTCAGGGATCTCGGCGCGTTCGAGCAGTTCCCGTGGCTGTTCTCGATCTACCTGCTCGCCCAGGCCGTGTCGGTGCCGATCTATTCGAAGCTCGCCGACACCTTCGGCCGCAAGCCGGTGATCCTCGCAGGCGTCGGCCTGTTCCTGCTCGGGTCGATCCTCTGCGGGTTCGCGTGGAGCATGACGAGCCTCATCCTGTTCCGCCTCGTGCAGGGCTTGGGGGCCGGGGCGATCGCGCCGATGAGCATGACGATCGTCGGCGACATCTACACGGTCGCCGAACGTGCGAAGGTGCAGGGGTACATCGCGAGCGTATGGGCGATCTCCTCGGTCGTAGGGCCTGCGCTCGGCGGCGTCTTCTCGCAGTTCGCGGACTGGCGGTGGATCTTCTTCGTGAACATCCCGCTGTGCCTCATCGCGGCGTGGGCGCTCACCCGCCGCTACCACGAGCATCTCGAACCGCGCCGGCACCGCATCGACTATGCGGGTGCGGTGCTGCTGACGATCGGGCTCGCGGCGGTCATCCTCGGCGTCCTGGAAGGCGGCAACGCCTGGGCGTGGTGGTCGCTGCCGAGCGTGCTCTGCTTCGGGATCGGCGCCGCGGCGCTCGCCGGCTTCGCGGCCGTGGAGCGGCGTGCGGCCGAACCGGTGCTTGACCTCGGCATCTTCCGCCGCCGACTGGTGGCGTCCACGACGCTGGTTTCGTTCGCGATCGGTGCGCTGCTGACGGGCGTGACGAGTTTCGTGCCGACGTATCTTGAGGTCTCGATCGGGGTCGTGCCGCTCCTGTCTGGGCTCGCGGTGGCCGGTCTCACGCTCGGCTGGCCGATCTCCGCATCGCTGGCCGGCCGCCTCTACCTGCGGATCGGTTTCCGTTCGACGGTGCTGATCGGCTCGCTCATCGCGCTCGCGGGGGCGGCGGCGCTCGCGGCCAGCGCGCCGTTCCCGAACCCGTGGACGGTCACGGCGATCGCGTTCGTCATCGGTTTCGGCCTCGGCTGGGTGGCCGCGCCGAGCCTCATCGCCGTGCAGGCCTCGGTCGGCTGGGGCGAACGGGGCGTGGTGACGGGCGCGAACGTGTTCGCCCGTTCGGCGGGTTCGGCGATCGGCGTCGCCGTCTACGGGGCGATCGCGAACAACGTCATCGCGGCCGGCGCCGGCGACCACGACCCGGCGACGATGATCCACGCGTCCGGGTCGGTGTTCATCGCGGCGGCCGTGACGGGCGTGCTGCTGCTGGCGTCGGGGGCGTGGATGCCGCGGGGCCCGGTCGCCGAGCATCCCCGAGTGGATGCCGCGGGCGCCCCGGCCGGCGACCCGGCGTAA
- a CDS encoding winged helix-turn-helix transcriptional regulator has protein sequence MDPYPKRVRSLQRDGLIARTVTPTVPVTVDYALTDLGLSLHRTTRQLRAWAQDHMEAVQTHRDRYATED, from the coding sequence ATGGACCCGTATCCGAAGCGGGTCAGGTCGCTGCAACGCGACGGGCTGATCGCCCGCACCGTCACTCCGACCGTGCCGGTCACCGTCGACTACGCGCTCACCGACCTCGGTCTCTCGCTCCATCGCACCACGCGCCAGCTCAGAGCCTGGGCGCAAGACCACATGGAGGCTGTCCAGACCCATCGCGATCGCTACGCCACGGAGGACTGA
- a CDS encoding DUF4194 domain-containing protein, with protein MRTPEQHAVAAAIIVLMREVVYRDQPSHETVWESLQRHRADVADHFETIGIDLVVDETEGYAYLRTRDAVDGEAELPRLIRRRTLTYNVSLLLVLLRKRLVEFEAGGGEGKLVLGRDQIVELLRVFQADTTNEARLVDQVDATIKQAAALGFLRELRGQAGGWEVRRILKAYVDAQTLADFSARLAVYAGGPSAGAGSEAKDADD; from the coding sequence ATGAGAACCCCCGAGCAGCACGCGGTCGCCGCGGCGATCATCGTGCTCATGCGCGAGGTCGTCTACCGGGACCAGCCGTCGCACGAAACGGTGTGGGAGAGCCTGCAACGACACCGGGCCGACGTCGCCGACCACTTCGAGACGATCGGCATCGACCTCGTCGTCGACGAGACCGAGGGCTACGCGTACCTCCGCACCCGCGACGCCGTCGACGGCGAAGCGGAGCTGCCGCGCCTCATCCGGCGCCGCACCCTCACCTACAACGTCAGCCTGCTGCTCGTGCTGCTGCGCAAGCGTCTCGTCGAGTTCGAAGCCGGCGGCGGCGAGGGCAAGCTCGTGCTCGGCCGCGACCAGATCGTGGAACTGCTGCGCGTGTTCCAGGCCGACACGACCAACGAGGCGCGGCTCGTCGACCAGGTCGACGCGACGATCAAACAGGCGGCCGCACTCGGGTTCCTGCGGGAGCTCCGCGGGCAGGCCGGCGGTTGGGAGGTGCGGCGCATCCTCAAGGCGTACGTGGATGCGCAGACGCTCGCCGATTTCTCCGCCCGTCTGGCGGTTTACGCGGGCGGACCGTCCGCCGGGGCGGGCTCCGAAGCGAAGGATGCCGATGACTGA
- a CDS encoding triose-phosphate isomerase family protein, translating into MSDLRPTTAPNRPTLLGVSLKLYLDLDRSAAWARGVADVARRHPAVADGRVRLFALPSLPALPAVREALAGTRVELGAQDLSMHDRGAYTGEISGADLAAAGCRLVEVGHVERRLGFGEDEDTVRAKLQAAVRNGLTPVLCVGEHERVSPVDAAAASTAQLASALDGLRASEPAELIVAYEPVWAIGMPDPAPAEHIAEVVAALRHGLDGDRRFASVSVLYGGSAQHGSLSALGGIVDGLFLGRFAHDPAELARIVDEATTPGN; encoded by the coding sequence GTGAGTGATCTTCGCCCCACCACTGCACCGAACCGGCCGACCCTCCTCGGCGTCAGCCTGAAGCTCTATCTCGACCTCGACCGCAGCGCCGCATGGGCCAGGGGCGTCGCCGACGTCGCCCGCCGGCATCCCGCCGTCGCCGACGGCCGCGTGCGTCTCTTCGCACTGCCGTCGCTGCCGGCCCTTCCGGCGGTGCGCGAAGCCCTCGCGGGCACCCGTGTCGAACTCGGTGCGCAAGACCTCTCGATGCATGACCGGGGAGCCTACACGGGCGAGATCAGCGGTGCCGACCTCGCCGCCGCCGGCTGCCGCCTCGTGGAGGTCGGACACGTCGAACGACGCCTCGGCTTCGGCGAGGACGAGGACACGGTGCGCGCCAAGCTGCAGGCCGCCGTGCGCAACGGCCTGACCCCCGTGCTGTGCGTCGGCGAACACGAGCGGGTCTCGCCGGTGGATGCCGCCGCGGCATCCACCGCGCAACTCGCCTCCGCGCTCGACGGCCTCCGCGCCTCCGAACCGGCCGAGCTCATCGTCGCCTACGAGCCGGTATGGGCGATCGGGATGCCCGATCCGGCCCCCGCCGAACACATCGCGGAGGTCGTGGCCGCCCTGCGGCACGGACTCGACGGAGACCGCCGCTTCGCATCGGTCTCGGTACTCTATGGAGGAAGCGCGCAGCACGGTTCGCTGAGCGCCCTCGGGGGGATCGTCGACGGGCTGTTCCTCGGCCGCTTCGCGCACGATCCGGCCGAGCTTGCGCGCATCGTCGACGAAGCGACGACGCCTGGAAACTGA
- a CDS encoding oxidoreductase, giving the protein MQLAGPWVMGPPADRDGAIAVLREAVSRGITHIDTSEAYGPRVTNELIREALHPHPESVQVATKVGANRDAEGGWPTARTPDDLRRQVHSNLESLGVERLDLVNMRMGDATGPQPGSITEAMETLVDLQREGLIAQLGVSNVTAEQVTEARKAAPIVCVQNLYNLANRWDDALIDELAADGIAYVPFFPLGGFTPLQADALTAVATRLAATPMAVALAWLLQRSDNILLIPGTSRVAHLRENIAGAAISLTEHDVAVLDSIGV; this is encoded by the coding sequence ATGCAGCTCGCCGGCCCCTGGGTCATGGGGCCCCCTGCCGACCGGGATGGTGCGATCGCGGTGCTGCGTGAGGCCGTCTCACGGGGCATCACCCACATCGACACCAGCGAGGCATACGGCCCACGGGTCACCAACGAGCTGATTCGCGAGGCGCTGCACCCGCATCCCGAGTCGGTACAGGTCGCGACCAAGGTCGGCGCGAACCGCGACGCCGAGGGCGGCTGGCCGACCGCCCGCACCCCCGACGATCTGCGCCGGCAGGTCCACAGCAACCTCGAATCTCTCGGAGTCGAGCGCCTCGATCTGGTGAACATGCGGATGGGAGACGCCACCGGGCCGCAGCCCGGCTCGATCACCGAAGCGATGGAGACGCTCGTCGACCTGCAGCGGGAAGGACTGATCGCGCAGCTCGGGGTCAGCAACGTCACCGCCGAGCAGGTCACCGAAGCCCGCAAGGCCGCCCCGATCGTCTGCGTGCAGAACCTGTACAACCTTGCCAACCGTTGGGACGACGCCCTGATCGACGAGCTGGCCGCCGACGGCATCGCCTACGTACCGTTCTTCCCCCTCGGCGGGTTCACGCCGCTCCAGGCCGATGCCCTCACCGCTGTGGCAACCCGGCTGGCAGCCACCCCGATGGCTGTCGCCCTCGCGTGGCTCCTGCAACGCTCCGACAACATCCTCCTGATCCCCGGCACCTCCCGAGTCGCCCACCTGCGTGAGAACATCGCCGGCGCAGCCATCTCTCTCACGGAGCACGACGTCGCAGTCCTCGACAGCATCGGCGTCTGA
- a CDS encoding DUF3375 domain-containing protein codes for MDLHELERLRERHPAWRLVRMRNAPLVLSFLGAHFIEANRGATPASELVAELDDVLYAVRRSEPNRYPSTPGEYLDEWSAPERGILRRFYPVGSEEVHYDATPAFEKAYRWVEGLQARAFVGTESRLQTLVELLRQLVHGSETDPEARIAELERRREAIEAELAEARVGRFPVLDATARRERYQQFSGTARELLSDFREVEDNFRRLDRSARERIARWEGGKGELLDELVGGRSDIASSDQGRSFQAFSDFLRSEARQDELVDLLAEVQSMADVGADRRIGRVHHDWAEAAERTQATVRSLSEQFRRFLDEQVWVENRRVLDLVRGIEASAIAVRADPPRGEVIGLDVDEAGLPIALPFERPLYDAKPAVEVDSLIGPADAHELELDALLSQHIVDTGRLAENIRAIVPRRSSVALEAVIEFYPIEQGVAEVLGYLSLDLDDIEVGTGEGESVIDYRDAAGVARRVRMPKVTVTRR; via the coding sequence ATGGATCTTCACGAACTCGAACGGCTGCGGGAGCGGCATCCTGCTTGGCGCCTGGTGCGCATGCGGAACGCGCCGCTCGTGCTGTCCTTCCTCGGCGCCCACTTCATCGAGGCCAATCGTGGGGCGACGCCCGCGAGCGAACTCGTCGCCGAACTCGATGACGTGCTCTACGCGGTGCGCCGAAGCGAGCCCAACCGCTACCCGAGCACGCCCGGCGAGTATCTCGACGAATGGTCGGCGCCGGAACGCGGCATCCTGCGCCGGTTCTACCCGGTCGGTTCCGAAGAGGTGCACTACGATGCGACGCCGGCGTTCGAGAAGGCGTACCGGTGGGTCGAAGGACTGCAGGCGCGCGCGTTCGTCGGCACCGAGTCGCGACTGCAGACGCTCGTCGAACTGCTGCGGCAGCTCGTGCACGGTTCCGAGACCGACCCCGAAGCGCGCATCGCCGAACTCGAACGGCGCCGCGAGGCGATCGAGGCCGAACTCGCCGAGGCCCGCGTGGGCCGGTTCCCGGTGCTCGACGCGACGGCGCGTCGCGAGCGCTACCAGCAGTTCTCGGGCACGGCGCGCGAACTGCTCTCCGACTTCCGCGAGGTCGAAGACAACTTCCGGAGGCTCGATCGCTCCGCGCGGGAACGCATCGCCCGGTGGGAGGGCGGCAAGGGCGAACTGCTCGACGAACTGGTCGGCGGCCGAAGCGACATCGCCTCGTCCGACCAGGGGCGCAGCTTCCAGGCATTCAGCGATTTCCTGCGCTCGGAGGCGCGCCAGGACGAACTGGTCGACCTGCTCGCCGAGGTGCAGTCGATGGCCGACGTCGGCGCCGACCGGCGCATCGGGCGGGTGCATCACGACTGGGCCGAGGCCGCCGAGCGCACACAGGCGACGGTGCGCAGCCTCTCCGAGCAGTTCCGGCGCTTCCTCGACGAGCAGGTCTGGGTCGAGAATCGTCGGGTGCTCGACCTGGTGCGCGGCATCGAGGCATCCGCGATCGCGGTCCGTGCCGATCCGCCGCGGGGCGAGGTTATCGGCCTCGACGTCGACGAGGCGGGACTGCCGATCGCCCTGCCGTTCGAGCGGCCGCTGTACGACGCGAAGCCCGCCGTCGAGGTCGACAGCCTGATCGGGCCCGCCGATGCGCACGAACTCGAACTCGACGCGCTGCTCTCGCAGCACATCGTCGACACGGGCCGACTGGCCGAGAACATCCGGGCGATCGTGCCGCGCCGATCGAGCGTCGCGCTCGAGGCGGTGATCGAGTTCTACCCGATCGAGCAGGGCGTCGCCGAGGTGCTCGGCTACCTCTCCCTCGATCTCGACGACATCGAGGTCGGCACGGGCGAGGGCGAGTCGGTCATCGACTACCGCGACGCGGCCGGCGTCGCCCGACGAGTGAGGATGCCGAAAGTGACGGTCACCCGCCGATGA
- a CDS encoding DeoR/GlpR family DNA-binding transcription regulator, whose amino-acid sequence MEVSSKIDPAGTAGSRQSRQASRQRAITEAVMAEGAVRIEDLAERFGISIMTVHRDLDELEGRGLLRKSRGVATALSSALVESSDVYRSSRQLAEKEAIAQAAADFIEPGQAIILDDSTTTLQLVPHLQAKKPLTVITNTLTIMAELRATNGITLLGLGGQYYNWCSAFMGRITTTTLAKLRADVLLMSTSAISDDIAFHQTQETVDVKRAMFEAAGTRILLADHTKFDKRALHAMLPLADFDAVVVDAGTSARHVERLKEAGVRVVVARRATAPAR is encoded by the coding sequence ATGGAAGTCTCGTCGAAGATCGACCCGGCGGGCACCGCCGGTTCTCGTCAGAGCCGGCAGGCGTCGCGGCAGCGGGCCATCACCGAGGCCGTGATGGCCGAGGGCGCGGTACGCATCGAGGACCTCGCCGAACGGTTCGGCATCAGCATCATGACCGTGCATCGCGACCTCGACGAGCTCGAGGGCCGCGGTCTGCTGCGCAAGAGCCGCGGGGTCGCGACGGCGCTCTCCTCTGCGCTCGTCGAGTCGAGCGACGTGTACCGTTCGAGTCGGCAGCTCGCCGAGAAGGAGGCGATCGCGCAGGCCGCGGCCGACTTCATCGAACCCGGCCAGGCGATCATCCTCGACGACTCGACGACGACCCTGCAGCTCGTACCCCATCTGCAGGCCAAGAAACCGCTGACGGTCATCACCAACACGCTCACGATCATGGCCGAGCTGCGCGCCACGAACGGCATCACCCTGCTCGGCCTCGGCGGCCAGTATTACAACTGGTGCAGCGCCTTCATGGGCCGGATCACGACGACGACGCTCGCGAAACTGCGCGCGGACGTGCTGCTGATGTCGACCTCGGCGATCTCCGACGACATCGCCTTCCACCAGACGCAGGAAACGGTGGATGTGAAACGGGCGATGTTCGAGGCGGCGGGAACCCGCATCCTGCTCGCCGACCACACGAAATTCGACAAGCGGGCGCTGCACGCCATGCTCCCCCTCGCCGACTTCGACGCCGTCGTCGTGGACGCCGGCACCAGCGCTCGGCATGTCGAACGGCTGAAGGAGGCCGGCGTGCGGGTCGTCGTCGCGCGCCGTGCCACCGCCCCGGCTCGCTAG
- a CDS encoding GNAT family N-acetyltransferase has protein sequence MSSVDAPALRIVSAVEVPFSDVEAVFGTRGDPAGCWCQWFKLTGAAMDATPVAELRGALEAQIRSGGDHGPGLIAYDGGTPVGWCAIEPRPQLPSAARTRIVKAGTANPDFADEGVWVLSCFVVPREHRRRGIGAALARAAGDYARERGARVIEGYAVDPGARAKTSAAELFHGSVSMFAGAGYEEVARPKPDRAIMQLVL, from the coding sequence ATGAGCAGCGTCGACGCCCCCGCCCTCCGCATCGTCTCGGCAGTGGAGGTGCCGTTCTCCGATGTCGAGGCGGTGTTCGGCACGCGCGGCGACCCGGCGGGGTGCTGGTGCCAGTGGTTCAAGCTCACGGGTGCGGCGATGGATGCCACGCCCGTCGCCGAACTCCGCGGCGCCCTCGAAGCCCAGATCCGGAGCGGCGGCGATCACGGCCCGGGCCTCATCGCCTACGACGGCGGCACCCCGGTCGGCTGGTGCGCGATCGAGCCGCGCCCGCAGCTGCCGAGCGCCGCTCGTACCCGCATCGTGAAGGCGGGCACCGCGAACCCCGACTTCGCCGACGAGGGCGTGTGGGTGCTCAGCTGCTTCGTCGTGCCGCGCGAGCATCGCCGCCGCGGCATCGGCGCCGCCCTCGCCCGCGCGGCCGGCGACTACGCCCGCGAGCGCGGCGCCCGCGTGATCGAGGGCTACGCGGTCGATCCCGGCGCGCGGGCGAAGACCTCGGCGGCGGAGCTGTTCCACGGCAGCGTGTCGATGTTCGCCGGCGCCGGCTACGAGGAGGTCGCCCGCCCGAAACCCGACCGGGCGATCATGCAGCTCGTGCTCTAG
- a CDS encoding pyruvate dehydrogenase, with protein sequence MAKTIAEQLVEQLIDAGVRHIYGIVGDSLNPIVDAVRRSGGSKAGGIDWVHVRHEEAAAFMAGAEAQLTGELAVCAGSCGPGNLHLINGLYDAHRTGAPVLAIASHVPSKQIGSSYFQETHPERLFVECSEYCELVSTAEQAPRVVNSALRHAVAGPGVAVVVIPGDIAELDATASAPPFVRTETPSLVPAEADLARLAQAIDEAGTVAIFAGAGVAGAHDEVVALAEHLSAPVGHSLRGKEWIQYDNPFDVGMTGLLGYGAAHAGIHDADLLLMLGTDFPYEQFLPDDRKVRIAQVDRDAAKLGRRAGVTLPVHGDVRPVVEALVARTRAKTDKGFLDRTLQRHRKLLDSVVGTYTDVGHEPPIHPEFAISTIDDAAADDAVFTADTGMGDVWQARYVTPNGRRRIIGSYLHGSMANAVPQALGAQYAYPGRQVVAIAGDGGLSMLLGDLITAVMYELPVKVMVFNNSTLGMVKLEMLVDGLPDFGTDVPPVDYAAIAAAIGFHAERVEEPAKLQAAVDAALAAPGPALVDIVTDPHALSLPPAITGGQVAGFALAMSKIVLTGGAGEAVKLARSNIRHLRGR encoded by the coding sequence GTGGCCAAGACCATCGCGGAACAGCTCGTCGAGCAGCTCATCGACGCGGGCGTGCGGCACATCTACGGCATCGTGGGCGACTCGCTGAATCCGATCGTGGATGCCGTGCGCCGCTCGGGCGGGTCGAAAGCCGGCGGCATCGACTGGGTCCACGTGCGGCATGAGGAGGCTGCGGCGTTCATGGCGGGCGCCGAGGCGCAGCTGACGGGCGAGCTCGCGGTGTGCGCAGGCAGTTGCGGCCCCGGCAACCTGCATCTCATCAACGGGCTCTACGACGCGCATCGCACGGGTGCGCCGGTGCTGGCGATCGCGAGCCACGTCCCGTCGAAGCAGATCGGTTCCTCCTATTTCCAGGAGACGCATCCGGAGCGGCTGTTCGTCGAATGCTCGGAGTATTGCGAGCTCGTCTCGACGGCCGAGCAGGCGCCGCGGGTCGTGAACTCGGCCCTCCGGCATGCGGTGGCCGGCCCCGGCGTCGCGGTCGTCGTGATCCCGGGCGATATCGCCGAACTGGATGCCACGGCATCCGCTCCCCCGTTCGTGCGCACCGAGACGCCGTCCCTGGTGCCGGCCGAGGCGGATCTCGCCCGGCTCGCACAGGCGATCGACGAGGCGGGCACGGTCGCGATCTTCGCCGGGGCGGGCGTCGCCGGAGCCCACGACGAGGTCGTCGCGCTCGCCGAACACCTGTCGGCGCCGGTCGGGCACAGCCTGCGCGGCAAGGAGTGGATCCAGTACGACAACCCCTTCGACGTCGGCATGACGGGGCTGCTCGGCTACGGGGCGGCGCATGCCGGCATCCACGACGCGGATCTGCTGCTGATGCTCGGCACGGACTTCCCGTACGAGCAGTTCCTGCCCGACGACCGCAAGGTGCGGATCGCGCAGGTCGACCGGGATGCGGCCAAGCTCGGACGGCGCGCCGGCGTGACCCTTCCGGTGCACGGCGATGTGCGACCGGTGGTCGAGGCCCTCGTAGCCCGCACGCGTGCGAAGACCGATAAGGGGTTCCTGGATCGCACCCTGCAGCGTCACCGCAAACTCCTCGATTCGGTCGTCGGCACGTACACCGACGTCGGGCACGAGCCGCCGATCCACCCGGAATTCGCGATCAGCACGATCGACGACGCGGCCGCCGACGACGCCGTGTTCACCGCCGACACCGGCATGGGCGACGTGTGGCAGGCCCGCTACGTCACCCCGAACGGGCGGCGGCGCATCATCGGTTCGTACCTGCACGGGTCGATGGCGAACGCCGTGCCGCAAGCCCTCGGCGCCCAGTACGCGTATCCGGGCCGGCAGGTCGTCGCGATCGCCGGCGACGGCGGGCTGTCGATGCTGCTCGGCGACCTCATCACGGCGGTCATGTACGAGCTGCCGGTGAAGGTCATGGTGTTCAACAATTCGACGCTCGGCATGGTCAAGCTCGAGATGCTCGTCGACGGACTGCCCGATTTCGGCACCGATGTGCCGCCGGTCGACTATGCGGCGATCGCGGCCGCGATCGGCTTCCATGCGGAGCGGGTCGAAGAGCCGGCGAAGCTGCAGGCCGCGGTGGATGCCGCCCTCGCCGCCCCCGGCCCGGCGCTCGTCGACATCGTCACCGACCCGCACGCGCTTTCCTTGCCGCCGGCGATCACGGGCGGGCAGGTGGCCGGGTTCGCCCTGGCGATGTCGAAGATCGTGCTGACGGGCGGCGCGGGCGAGGCGGTGAAGCTCGCCCGATCCAACATCCGGCATCTCCGCGGCCGCTGA